The region GCCGCGAAAGGGgtccaccccctgccccagcatcccccaaATGTCCACCCTCAGGGTCCTGCCGCCCTTGGGCGCTGCGCCAGGGCTGCCAGCGGTGACCCACTTCCCCATACAGTGGGCTGCTCGGTGGCACGGGGACACATGGCTTTACAGTGCGGGGAGCAGCTTGGCCCAGCCCCGCCGAGGGGGTATTTTTAATGGGTGACACTGGGGCGAAAGCAGCTGGCCCTGAGCTCGGGGGCTATTTTGGGCGGCCGAGCTGGGTGCAGggtggcgggagggggcggcgggggccggggcagctgccGAAGTGCTGTGGCCCTGCGGCAGCCGGGGTCCTCAGGCTGGCGGGAGAGGTCAGCTGCCACAGCCCAGATTCTCCACGGCTGTTTCATCCTCTCCAAAATACTCGGCTGACAGGGCAGGAATTGCAAAACacaccccccctcctcccaaatcCGTATAAATAGCGCTCACCCAGCGGCTGGAAGGTTAGAGAAGTTTCTCGGCTCCAAGCTCAGGCATTTATTGCAGCTCTTGCCCGGGAGCGGCAGGGAAAGTCGCACATAaagtgctggggagcaggaggggagagatAAGCTTTTGTATCTCCGgatatttggggttttgttgttttttttttttccttctcctgccgagaagttttattttcctctcctcgGTCCCTGGGATCACAGCCAGACAGGAAGCATTTTCTTGTGGCCAGAGAGCTCCCTCCGTCCTTCCTGcgctcctccagctcccagtgATTCAGCCCTGAATTGATCTTCTCCATCGTCCTTCACCTGGTGCCGGGCGAGGAGGGGACTGTCCCCGCGGCACCCGCCCGCAGCCGCGCGCCCACGTCCCGCCCGGGGTGGATGCGTCTCCTCCGGgacgggctccccagggaagttCGCAGCCAGGAGCGGCCGCACAGAGGCTGAGGCCCCGTGGGAGAGCCCCGGGGACACGCTCGGACCCCTCCGAAGGAAGCCATGGCCGACAGCCAGATGCCCTTCTCCTGCCATTACCCCGGCAGGCGCAGCATCCGTGATCCTTTCCGGGAGCCCGGCTTGACCTCGCGCCTGCTGGACGATGATTTCGGCATGTCGCCCTTCCCCGGGGACCTGACGGCGGACTGGCCCGACTGGGCTCGGCCCCGGCTCACCACCACCTGGCCGGGTCCCCTGCGCAGCGGCATGGCCCGTGCCTCCACCATGGCCCCCGGCTATGGCGCCCGCTTCGGGGGCTACCCCGAGAGCCGCAGCCCCGTGCCCTTTCCCCGCGAGCCCTGGAAGGTGTGCGTCAACGTGCACAGCTTCAAACCCGAGGAGCTGACGGTCAAAACCAAGGATGGCTACGTCGAGGTGTCAGGTGAGAGCGAAGGcaccggggaggaggaggatggggcatGAAGAGCAGctggtcctgccctgcccgtgccGGCTCAAGAAATTGccataaaatgcaaaaatcaccTTTATTTTAAGCCAGCCGTGGCAGCCCCGTCTTTGGGAGCAGGGCCAGGCCTGCGGGAGGGCAttggggcagccccgggggggttcaggggtgcaAAGGGGGGACTCCGCTCACGAGCTGCGGTGGTTTGCTGCAAAAATTGAAAGGACAAGCCGCCTTTGGGGTAAATCTCCCCGCTTTCCGCCCCGTCCGGCTGAGGAGGCCCCGCTGCGGGCAGCGGCACCCTGCAGCGAGCTGCCAAGAGGGGCCCCAGCTTGGCTGGGTTAATTATAGCCGGGGTGAGGCCGGCGCGGAGGGAGATTCCCTTTAAAGGGGCCGAGAGAGAGGCAGCTCCAGCGCTGGGAAGCAGGGGacagccgccccccggcccccaccccgaCCCAGCCCCGAGAGGCCCCAGCCTGGGGACGAGCTGGCCAGAAGCACGTCCCTAAAAATTCAGTTAATGGTGGGGACAGTGGGCGTGGGGTGCCCCACACCCGGGGTGCCCGCGGGCacccagccctgagcatccctTCAGCCGGGCACTGCCACCCCGCGTTTCCCCCGAGTGCCCCGGgccggggtccccagggaggggcggggggctgcccggcagcACGGCCCTGGGTATTTATTTGGGGCTCGCGGCATCGCAGAGGGAAAACCGCAGGTCAGGGGGGGGTCCGGGCAGCCACCAGCGTGGGTTTAACTTCAGAGATGCTCCAGGCACAAGGACCCCCGGCCTGGCAGCGTGGTAGAGgggagcccagcctggggagcGGGACAAGGGGGGATGCTGCCACCTCCAAAGGTTTTATCACGTCTGGGGGCTTTTTCCTAAGCTCTTGGCAGCCTGGGAGACCCCAGGCTCTCACTGGAAACACGGGGCTGCTGTGTCGGGCACCTCCTTCCCCACATAGGAGAGGCTCCCTGAGCCCTCCCCAGAGGGAAGGATTTGCACTGGGGAAGGCAAACAACTCCTCTGAAAACTttcctgttgggttttgttgtcgtttgttggggaaaaaaataatctccggGTGAGGTGGTGACGCGGGGTGTTGCCCTTCCCTGCAGGCAAACACGAGGAGCAGCAGGTGGAAGGAGGGATCGTCTCCAAGAACTTCACCAAGAAAATCCAGTACGTACCAGCCGGCCCGGGGCTGTCCCCCCGCCGAAggggctggggcacgggggggctgtcACGTCCCCCCGACCAGCACCCAAACGTCGCTCGCCTGCTGTGGACCCCGTCCCTgcggcgcaggcagcgcggggatGCCACCGGCGGCAAAGGGCTGAGGTTTGCCGGTCCCCGTGCTCCGGCTCACGCACGCAG is a window of Mycteria americana isolate JAX WOST 10 ecotype Jacksonville Zoo and Gardens chromosome 13, USCA_MyAme_1.0, whole genome shotgun sequence DNA encoding:
- the HSPB8 gene encoding heat shock protein beta-8, giving the protein MADSQMPFSCHYPGRRSIRDPFREPGLTSRLLDDDFGMSPFPGDLTADWPDWARPRLTTTWPGPLRSGMARASTMAPGYGARFGGYPESRSPVPFPREPWKVCVNVHSFKPEELTVKTKDGYVEVSGKHEEQQVEGGIVSKNFTKKIQLPYEVDPITVFASLSPEGLLIIEAPQIPPYQQYGEGGCGSEIPVESQEATCA